The Bacteriovorax sp. Seq25_V genome window below encodes:
- a CDS encoding 1-acyl-sn-glycerol-3-phosphate acyltransferase, with protein MQKTVLSYPKLKERIESSSDPIKSKEKALKNLEEMRADFSKTYFKTVEKMFDAALPRLYDGINFNDNGHNLGELMKKNSLVLVPNHQSHADYVAINYKFYKEYERPLFVAGGDNLNIFPIGKIFRKSGCFFIRRSFQNDVLYKLTMEAYLYYLLLNREPIEFFFEGGRTRTGKLRPPKYGLYQMLLEAHSHLPEDKHSDLLFVPVSIAHEYVPEQKSLAKELQGGEKVKESTGQLFSLVKLISYQFGNVHINVGNPVKASKLENDEDNKKNLRDIAFKCFRRVGDEMVVTPTSLLVLILLDETTGALKWTDITAKAKAIIQYCMKFDIPFTDTLSLAKLEGTLGRAVDILIGNGKIEVIGRHDNSTVFYSIKKMARRELLFFKNTILHHFIIPWTINLAWINLFSGKIQNVDDLKKFFVEQRDQLKHEFYLPTLKEYFVQTLRILSDAIGRDITSLEECMNLSHKDLYAVASNLGIFSRALSYINESYFVAAMTIKSFDKEGITLFEQDDFIHRLQIVFDTEFKHQRVIRFFESHNVELAKNAIKYFIQKGFLVKEDGALRIGNEKALNLYIEKLEDELMEQLKFNLKVI; from the coding sequence ATGCAAAAGACGGTTCTCTCTTATCCAAAACTAAAGGAGAGGATCGAATCAAGTTCTGATCCAATTAAGTCAAAAGAAAAGGCCCTTAAAAATCTTGAAGAAATGAGGGCCGATTTTTCAAAAACATATTTTAAGACGGTTGAAAAGATGTTTGATGCCGCACTTCCTCGTCTCTATGATGGAATTAATTTTAATGATAATGGCCATAACCTTGGTGAGTTAATGAAGAAAAACTCTCTTGTACTTGTGCCTAATCACCAGTCTCACGCCGATTATGTGGCAATTAATTATAAGTTTTATAAAGAATATGAGAGACCACTTTTTGTGGCCGGTGGAGATAATTTAAATATTTTTCCAATCGGTAAAATCTTTAGAAAGTCCGGTTGTTTCTTTATTAGAAGATCATTTCAAAATGATGTTCTCTATAAGTTAACAATGGAAGCCTATCTCTATTACTTGCTTCTTAATCGCGAACCCATTGAATTCTTCTTTGAAGGAGGAAGAACTCGTACTGGGAAGCTACGCCCACCGAAGTATGGCCTTTATCAAATGCTTCTTGAGGCCCATAGTCATCTTCCTGAAGATAAGCACTCTGACCTTCTCTTTGTGCCAGTATCAATTGCTCACGAATACGTTCCTGAGCAGAAGTCACTTGCTAAAGAACTACAAGGTGGAGAGAAAGTTAAGGAGAGTACAGGTCAGCTTTTTAGTCTTGTTAAGCTTATTTCTTATCAGTTTGGTAATGTTCATATTAATGTTGGGAATCCTGTTAAAGCATCGAAGCTTGAAAATGATGAAGACAATAAAAAGAACCTACGCGATATCGCATTCAAGTGTTTTAGACGCGTTGGTGATGAGATGGTTGTTACGCCTACATCTCTTCTTGTTCTTATTCTACTTGATGAAACAACAGGTGCCTTAAAGTGGACAGACATCACGGCTAAAGCGAAAGCGATTATTCAATATTGTATGAAGTTTGATATTCCTTTTACTGATACATTATCTCTTGCAAAGCTTGAGGGAACGCTAGGGCGTGCTGTTGATATTTTAATTGGTAATGGCAAGATTGAAGTAATTGGTCGTCATGATAACTCAACGGTTTTTTACTCAATTAAAAAAATGGCCAGAAGAGAATTACTATTTTTCAAAAATACGATTCTTCACCACTTTATTATTCCTTGGACAATTAACTTGGCATGGATCAATCTCTTTTCTGGGAAAATTCAAAATGTTGACGATCTCAAGAAATTCTTCGTGGAGCAAAGGGATCAGTTAAAGCATGAATTCTACCTTCCAACATTAAAAGAATACTTTGTTCAAACGCTAAGAATCTTATCTGATGCAATTGGAAGAGATATTACCTCTTTGGAAGAGTGTATGAATCTTTCACATAAAGATCTTTATGCGGTAGCTTCAAATCTAGGGATCTTCTCACGAGCATTAAGTTATATTAATGAGTCCTACTTTGTTGCTGCAATGACAATAAAGAGTTTTGATAAAGAGGGGATTACTCTTTTTGAACAGGACGATTTCATTCATCGCCTACAAATAGTTTTCGATACAGAGTTTAAGCATCAACGTGTTATTAGGTTCTTTGAGAGCCATAATGTTGAGCTTGCGAAGAATGCGATTAAATACTTTATTCAAAAAGGTTTCCTTGTCAAAGAAGATGGTGCTCTTAGAATTGGTAATGAAAAAGCACTTAATCTTTACATTGAAAAACTTGAGGATGAGTTGATGGAACAATTAAAGTTTAACTTGAAGGTTATTTAG
- the rplT gene encoding 50S ribosomal protein L20, with protein MSRVRRGFKARQRRNKVLKLAKGFHFSRRQTYYQAAETVKRAMAYQYVGRKLLKRDMRKLWIIRISAASKALGTSYSKFMGNLKKNNIQINRKMLAEIAARDIDGFKAIYEANK; from the coding sequence ATGTCTAGAGTTAGAAGAGGTTTTAAAGCAAGACAAAGAAGAAACAAAGTTCTTAAATTAGCGAAAGGTTTTCACTTTTCAAGAAGACAAACTTATTATCAAGCCGCTGAAACTGTAAAAAGAGCAATGGCTTACCAATATGTTGGTAGAAAACTTCTAAAAAGAGATATGAGAAAACTTTGGATTATCAGAATTTCTGCAGCATCTAAAGCATTAGGAACATCATATTCAAAATTTATGGGTAACCTAAAGAAAAATAACATCCAAATTAATAGAAAGATGTTAGCTGAGATTGCAGCAAGAGATATCGACGGATTCAAAGCAATCTACGAAGCAAATAAGTAA
- a CDS encoding cation diffusion facilitator family transporter, with protein sequence MTLNLREKQIKKVLYITMGLNLLSALIKIVAGSTFHYLSLSSSGLESVFDGFGNVVALIAITYASMPGDKNHNYGHYKFENLGSLFLSVLLFSSAVSLFLTHKDNLLSGNPAPREFGIVPIVSILVSMGISYFVATYEKREGERLNSRLLTADGEHTLGDFILSFGVLISIITSKFGMVLPDIIIGFLIIIYLIYLAIKIARGNLNDLLDHSPDIEKQFIEEIEGLPQIMDVHKFRARGNSHWMHIDFHLLVDPSLSLIEAHALSHQAEDLLRKRLASYCHNIDITIHVEPYEKNHMD encoded by the coding sequence ATGACATTAAATCTTCGAGAAAAACAAATCAAAAAAGTTCTCTATATTACGATGGGATTAAATTTACTTTCGGCATTGATTAAAATCGTTGCTGGAAGTACATTCCATTATCTCTCTCTCTCATCTTCAGGCTTAGAGTCTGTCTTTGATGGCTTTGGAAATGTTGTCGCACTCATTGCGATTACTTATGCAAGTATGCCTGGGGATAAGAATCATAACTACGGTCATTATAAATTTGAAAATCTTGGAAGTTTATTTCTAAGTGTGCTTCTCTTTTCTTCTGCGGTTTCGCTTTTTCTGACTCATAAAGATAATTTGCTAAGTGGGAATCCTGCTCCTCGTGAATTTGGAATTGTTCCGATTGTTTCAATTTTAGTTTCTATGGGAATTAGCTATTTTGTTGCGACTTACGAAAAGAGAGAAGGAGAGAGGCTTAATAGTCGACTACTCACTGCAGATGGTGAACATACTCTCGGGGATTTTATTTTAAGTTTTGGGGTTCTTATTTCAATTATTACTTCAAAATTTGGTATGGTTCTTCCTGATATTATTATCGGTTTTCTAATAATTATTTATCTGATTTATCTCGCTATTAAAATTGCCCGCGGAAATCTTAATGATTTACTTGATCATTCCCCTGACATTGAGAAACAATTTATTGAGGAGATTGAGGGGCTTCCACAAATAATGGATGTTCATAAATTCCGCGCTCGTGGAAATAGCCACTGGATGCACATCGACTTTCACCTGCTTGTCGATCCTAGTCTAAGCCTTATCGAGGCCCATGCCCTTTCTCATCAAGCGGAGGATCTTTTAAGAAAGCGACTGGCCTCGTATTGCCACAATATCGATATCACGATACATGTAGAGCCTTATGAAAAAAATCATATGGATTAA
- the infC gene encoding translation initiation factor IF-3: MRDNRKGPSKDKGPRINEDIRISECRLVGEEEQYGVVSISRAREIAEELGLDLVEIAPTAKPPVVKVIDYGKYKYELQKKLAEAKKKQAKIVLKEIQLRPNIEKHDLDTKLKRAQKFLEDGDKVKFVMQFRGREMAYKDMGKEKFDAIIATVCEFGAAIESPAKLMGNRIITILAPTKKK; the protein is encoded by the coding sequence ATTAGAGACAACAGAAAGGGACCGAGCAAAGATAAGGGACCTCGTATTAATGAAGATATTAGAATATCTGAATGCCGTTTAGTTGGAGAAGAAGAGCAGTATGGTGTTGTATCAATTAGCAGGGCCAGAGAAATTGCTGAAGAGCTAGGATTAGACCTAGTTGAGATCGCTCCGACAGCAAAGCCTCCAGTTGTCAAGGTTATTGATTACGGTAAGTACAAGTACGAACTACAAAAGAAATTAGCTGAAGCGAAAAAGAAGCAAGCAAAGATTGTTTTAAAAGAAATTCAGTTGAGACCAAATATTGAAAAACATGACCTTGATACAAAACTAAAGAGAGCTCAAAAGTTCTTAGAAGATGGTGACAAGGTTAAATTTGTAATGCAGTTTAGAGGTCGTGAAATGGCCTATAAAGATATGGGAAAAGAAAAATTTGACGCTATCATCGCAACTGTTTGTGAGTTTGGTGCGGCAATTGAAAGTCCAGCTAAGCTGATGGGAAATAGAATCATTACGATTCTTGCCCCTACTAAAAAGAAATAG
- a CDS encoding VOC family protein, with the protein MISAKAIDHINISVKSIQKAKDFYIEYFGMQVIEEYTYQSSQTGEEINFLLIGNPGKLMLCFYEAQELNSEITNSALSHIGINVENFDEALELAMSQKIIDERWGVKDYEKSKSFYITDPNGLGIEISKSFAGGH; encoded by the coding sequence ATGATTAGCGCAAAAGCAATCGACCATATCAATATAAGTGTAAAATCAATTCAAAAAGCAAAAGACTTCTATATTGAGTACTTTGGCATGCAAGTCATCGAAGAGTACACCTATCAAAGTAGTCAGACAGGTGAAGAGATAAATTTTCTTCTCATCGGAAACCCTGGAAAGTTGATGCTATGTTTCTATGAGGCCCAAGAACTCAACAGTGAAATCACAAACTCTGCTCTTTCCCATATAGGTATCAATGTGGAAAATTTTGATGAAGCACTTGAACTGGCGATGTCACAAAAAATTATCGATGAAAGATGGGGTGTCAAAGATTACGAAAAATCAAAAAGCTTTTATATTACTGATCCAAACGGACTGGGGATTGAAATCTCTAAATCATTTGCTGGTGGACATTAA
- a CDS encoding IMP dehydrogenase gives MELMFKAQSILERGKGYTFDDVLLIPRYSEIYSRKMPSTKTKVTKNFEIDIPIVTANMDTVTGVDMACKIASLGGMGILHRFMSPEEQVQDVRKIQKYFKEHNITLPMAASIGVKEEGMLRADLLANEGVEILTIDIAHGDSIMMMEVLEYVKKKYPKVDVIAGNVATAEGVKRMIDRGADAVKVGIGPGSMCTTRIITGHGVPQLTAIAMCVAEASKHGVPVIADGGLKNSGDMVKALCAGADTCMVGSLVSGALETPGEVKGGMKQYRGMASKAAQVSWRGELPKGMAAEGVDTMIPCKGPVEYIIDELIGGIRSGMTYLGVDTIKAMTEAGLFMEMTSSGMSESKPHGKIN, from the coding sequence ATGGAACTAATGTTCAAGGCACAGTCTATTTTAGAAAGAGGTAAGGGGTATACATTTGATGATGTGTTACTAATTCCACGTTACAGTGAAATTTACTCACGAAAAATGCCGTCGACTAAGACGAAAGTAACTAAGAATTTTGAAATTGATATTCCAATTGTCACTGCAAATATGGATACAGTTACAGGTGTTGATATGGCCTGTAAAATTGCAAGTCTTGGAGGGATGGGAATCCTTCACCGCTTTATGTCTCCAGAGGAACAAGTTCAAGACGTAAGAAAAATTCAAAAATATTTTAAAGAACATAATATCACTCTTCCTATGGCCGCTTCGATTGGTGTTAAAGAAGAGGGAATGCTTAGAGCAGACCTTCTTGCTAATGAAGGAGTTGAGATCCTAACTATTGATATCGCTCACGGTGATTCAATTATGATGATGGAAGTGCTTGAGTACGTAAAAAAGAAATATCCTAAAGTTGACGTTATCGCAGGTAACGTAGCAACTGCTGAAGGTGTAAAGCGCATGATCGATCGTGGTGCTGATGCCGTTAAAGTTGGTATTGGGCCAGGTTCAATGTGTACAACTCGTATCATTACAGGTCATGGTGTTCCTCAGTTAACCGCAATTGCAATGTGTGTGGCCGAAGCATCAAAACACGGTGTTCCTGTTATTGCAGATGGTGGTTTAAAAAATTCTGGGGATATGGTAAAGGCCCTTTGTGCTGGTGCTGATACTTGTATGGTTGGCTCTCTTGTTTCAGGTGCACTTGAAACTCCAGGTGAAGTAAAAGGTGGAATGAAGCAGTATCGTGGGATGGCGTCGAAGGCCGCTCAGGTTTCATGGCGTGGAGAACTGCCAAAAGGAATGGCCGCAGAAGGCGTTGATACAATGATTCCATGTAAAGGTCCTGTTGAATATATTATCGATGAATTAATTGGTGGTATTAGATCGGGAATGACTTATCTTGGAGTTGATACAATTAAGGCCATGACTGAAGCTGGACTTTTCATGGAGATGACATCTTCTGGAATGAGCGAAAGTAAGCCACACGGAAAAATTAACTAA
- a CDS encoding ABC transporter substrate-binding protein, with product MLNKIFFLIFISKLSFAFSIAFTNSMPPYYMGKDYMGIELEIIRAAFKASSIELDQIRNINYKRAMTLLSKNEIHAVVDNYSNDIYNGQTGVLQSEPTLNYFDCAVSLKEKRINMSDMKSFSNHSVWAFKSARDVLGEDFKTAIEGNALYSEDHDQLLQSKLLVNKRVDIVISDKNIFMYQLKKDFPAFDTKKLIFQSMGEKTPRNLKFKDTYYLKSFNEGLKKIKSNGVYQKIHDNYKSFYTTEC from the coding sequence ATGCTAAATAAAATTTTCTTTCTGATATTCATTTCTAAATTGAGTTTTGCTTTCTCAATAGCATTTACAAATTCCATGCCTCCTTACTATATGGGTAAGGATTATATGGGAATTGAGCTTGAAATCATTAGAGCAGCTTTTAAGGCCTCTAGTATTGAGCTGGATCAGATTCGTAATATCAATTACAAACGCGCTATGACACTTCTTTCAAAAAATGAAATCCATGCGGTTGTCGATAATTATTCAAATGATATTTATAATGGACAGACTGGAGTTTTACAGTCAGAACCAACACTTAATTATTTTGACTGTGCAGTTTCCCTAAAAGAAAAGCGTATCAATATGAGTGATATGAAGAGTTTTTCTAACCATTCCGTATGGGCATTTAAGTCCGCTAGAGATGTCCTCGGTGAGGACTTTAAGACCGCGATTGAGGGGAATGCTCTTTATTCAGAAGATCATGATCAGCTATTACAATCAAAGCTACTGGTCAATAAGCGCGTGGATATTGTAATTAGTGATAAGAATATCTTCATGTACCAGCTGAAAAAGGACTTTCCAGCTTTTGATACAAAGAAGCTTATTTTTCAATCAATGGGAGAGAAGACCCCTCGTAATCTAAAATTTAAAGATACTTACTACCTAAAAAGTTTTAACGAGGGGCTTAAGAAGATCAAGTCAAATGGAGTCTATCAAAAGATTCATGATAACTATAAAAGCTTCTATACAACTGAGTGTTAA
- the rpmI gene encoding 50S ribosomal protein L35 produces the protein MPKMKTRKAAAKRYTPVGNGKFKRKRANLRHILEKRPQDAKKRNSKTGYVHAAESEKVRRMLPYAAKLSKKK, from the coding sequence ATGCCAAAAATGAAGACTAGAAAAGCGGCAGCTAAGAGGTACACACCTGTTGGGAACGGAAAGTTCAAAAGAAAAAGAGCTAACTTAAGACACATTCTTGAGAAGAGACCACAGGATGCAAAGAAGAGAAACTCAAAAACAGGTTATGTTCACGCAGCAGAATCTGAAAAAGTGAGAAGAATGCTTCCTTACGCAGCAAAGCTTTCTAAGAAAAAGTAG